GGTCACCCTCCAAGGCTGCCCAGCAATTCAAATCCCAGTGTTAGCCTTAGAGTTCAAAGCTGCTCATTAAAATTATGCATGCTGAACTGTAATAATAAATTCTGggctaaaattataatttaatattttttcaaagtaatttagagtgaaaaatttcaaaattttattattttgtgtaattGGGAAAAACAGTCAAGTTTTTCAAATTAATACATAATAGTTGCATTACAACAAAgatatttatcattatttattcacttattcattcatccaaaaaTACTCGAGTGCCAGGAACTCTGTTGGACCCTGAGAATATAGTGAACAAAAGAAACATGACcacatcataataataataatttctatattGTATCACTTATTTCAAGAATAGTCTGGCAtagattaaacattttatttaagaaaacaaattggGGAGTGGGGAGAAACACATGAGAAGTAAATTTGCCATGACTAAGTATCAAAGTCGTTGTATGTATTATGAATATGTAACAATTATTGTAAGTAACACTGGACACTAAAATAGTTGCTGTTCACTTAAAGAgtgctagtattttattttaaaatttcactataCAGATGCATATCACAAAAAAAATGTACTAATTGCTTGAACAGAACTATTTATCAATAAGAGTAATAAGATTTTGTAAAATGTTCATGGcaagaatgcaaaagaaaaaaacagcacaaTAACCTCACAACTAAGACATACTATAAACATGTtatcaaaagataatttttactCTTCCTAGCACATAAAAGATAATTTATTGTTTTCAAACTTAATTGATAGTTTCTGTATTAGAACAAACATATTGCATATCAGTAATTTTCTTACCAAAATAGAACCCAAtatatgtacagtaaatatttaagaaaataagtttGTCCTTAGCTTTTACATGGatgtgtacatataaatatacatatgtacactcACAGGAGTAACATACATTGACAAAAAATTACACTTAGCAAAGGTCCAAAATTgcacaaaaaaaaatcctgctaggactttttttctatctttgaGGTTGGACAAAGAATGTATAAAATTACCGAAGTgaaaaaaaggacacaaaaacCACACTTCAAACAGACAAACTGCTTGTCAGTATTAGGACCTGATTTCAGATACAGGTTTAATACACTTCCTCAAAAGTCATGCCATCAAGGTGAAGGATGAACATCTTCCACTACTGAATGAGGCTGGATGTCATTATTCTGAGAAGTAGGGTTCTCCTCCACATGGATTACTTTATCTGAGGTTCCTGCAGGAGAAACTTCATTATTTGTCTCCTCTTCACTAGGTGATAAGGTTTCAGGCAGTTCATTTGACATTAGAACTTGCAAAGGTTCTGTTCCATTTTCAACAACCACTTGAATCCCCAAAACTTTAAGAATATCACATTTGCAAATGGGGCATGTCCCATGGGGTAAAATCCAGGGGTCAATGCAATTCTTGTGGAAAAAATGTTTACAAGTCAGAATACGAACTATGTCATTAGGCTTATAGTGTTCAAAACAAATTACACAGCTATCCCCACTTGGATTTATTTCTTCATCCCCCTCTTTTACTACTCGAAGTTGGAGTTGTCCAAATGCGTTCTGAAGATCTGTTGTTAATCGCTGCCATCTCTGGTTCTGAATCCTTGCTAAACAAAGTCTATGAATGTGATAAAAGATGAAATATGCTAAGGTAGCAGTTGTGACAATCACAAAAGAGACCAAATAGTGATTCATCCAGATGATGTGCTTTCTCCCCACCTCAACCACGGCTGTAATGAGAACTCCCTTcttaattaaatggaaaatttccgTGCCTTTTAAGTTACCAATCATAACCACAACGACATCTTCAAATGCCTGATGAAACATGGGGAACACCTGGTTGCCAGTTCCTGGAACGTTATAGATGATCACTCCACTGGCTCCCTTCTCAGTTGCCACTTTAATTTTCTGTGTGAAGGTACAATCTCCCCATTCAATAAGTGCAAGCCAGGTCTCTGAGTACTTTGATCGGCTGAAAATGGTATTGGGATTACATGCATTTTGGATTTTTCCCTCCGGTGGCACTATAACTCCTGCCACTCTCTTCAAAGTGGAGCTTCTTCCAAAGACTCCAGTCTCTCCCAACTCTGACAACACGTGATTCCCAACATGAAATGATATGTTCATATAAGCCATCCAAACAACACTTGCTCTGCAACAGTTCTGACTAACAAGCCAAAGAACACTGAACTTCATAAGCCAGGAAGAGGCAGTGTTGTTTCTCCAAGTGCCAACCTTGAGTAGATGCATCTCTCTCTTCTCCGAGTGACTTAAGAACCAACCCAACAGTTGCACATCTGTTgacaattaatttaaaataacgaagagaaaaaaatcttcaggatACAAACAAGATCCACTGTCTTCCAGCATGTTTTTTGTAAGAAATTCTTAAAGATGGCTTATGAGTTTCAGATGTCTTACTAGAGAGAGGTGAAAAACTTTAGATTGAAAAATAAATCCCCTACTGTTAACTCTAGATACTGCTTACTGTTGTGTGATGTGATTATGACATGCAAGATCCAGCAGCCAATTAGATAAGAGCTTAGAGCATACTGTGAATTTATTGGCTTAAATGCTGTTATGGGTGATTTCTATGTTGTTATAAGATGGATATAATCACTGAGCTACATATAATGGTAGTAGGTAGCacattaaactaaaaattaaatctaaaattCATACAATGTGTGctgtttaaagcctgaaagcacatgtaagaatgttttattttcccaGCAAGTGAAGGAGATATTTCCAACAAAATGGCAAGctaaaaaaaaggataattaaaAATTAGTGCAGTGACCGGATGTGAGGCAAAAGTGGTGAGCTTAGTGACATTATTTTTACATCAAAAAGTAAAAGTCACACTGCTAATttttgattcatcacataaaccattatattgcatttatttaatttaagcTTTCTGAGAAGTTTGTGGCTTTTGTTTTATGGTTTTGCTGTTTTAAAGTAAGGGATCCTGCTCAGTTTACTTCTGCCTCACTTTCTCTGTCTTACATTGACTGTACAAATGTAGTAAGACTGACAGGAGTAAAGAAAGGACTGATATCTAGGGAAGCTAATTTCTCTGCAGACTTTGACGTCTGTTATTAATCAAACAATATTttgaaagaggaggagaaagggtgTCAAGGGAAAGATTAAATATAGTCATATTAGTTTGGcacaattcattttttaaaaaacagctattAAGAAAAACTTCAAGGTGCACACTTAAAGTTAACCATTAGCAGCAATAAGTAGATGCTTTTATCAAACATTTTTGCAGAACTCAACAAATATCCCTATTAGAAGATTCCACAGGCTCTGTCCACTCTGCCTATGTTTTTGCCACAATCATGTCAGTGGCACAATATGACCTCAGAGCTAAAGGATGGCATGTGGACTCACAAGCATAGTAAGTTCACAAGCAGCCACGCTGCTACTGGTACACTTTCTTGGCAGTGAATCTCAGTGGGTTTTTTCCCACCAGCTAGGAAACCGAGGCCAAAGATTCTGACCTTGAACATGAATGTCTCTGGTCTACATACGTAAAGTGCTAGAAGTCACTTTTGGTTGGATCTCACCAGGACTAAAGGAGCTGTTACTTCTTATGAAATGTAAATCTACAACATGGTAATTTGAGACAAGAAAGATGAAGGAACAAAGGGCCCTATGGGCCAACAAAAACTAGTATAAAAAGAATACTGATGATATAAAACATACCCACAAAGGTTGATTTTCTCTCCCAAAGGCCATTAATCCGATTTTATTTTCATACATCCCTGCACATTTTAAAAGGTAGCATATGGTGTGTATATTCACAAAGTGACACTGAGGTATCAAAGGTTTAGCATATCATCCAGAAACAGAAATTTTCATCAATACAACAATACCtaaatctttctgtctctcattGTTATACAGGTGTTTATTCATCTACTAGAAAAAAGGAAGATGCAAAATAAGGCAAAGAATATAACATGGAAAGGCAATTGAACAA
This genomic interval from Gorilla gorilla gorilla isolate KB3781 chromosome 6, NHGRI_mGorGor1-v2.1_pri, whole genome shotgun sequence contains the following:
- the RNF133 gene encoding E3 ubiquitin-protein ligase RNF133, with the translated sequence MHLLKVGTWRNNTASSWLMKFSVLWLVSQNCCRASVVWMAYMNISFHVGNHVLSELGETGVFGRSSTLKRVAGVIVPPEGKIQNACNPNTIFSRSKYSETWLALIEWGDCTFTQKIKVATEKGASGVIIYNVPGTGNQVFPMFHQAFEDVVVVMIGNLKGTEIFHLIKKGVLITAVVEVGRKHIIWMNHYLVSFVIVTTATLAYFIFYHIHRLCLARIQNQRWQRLTTDLQNAFGQLQLRVVKEGDEEINPSGDSCVICFEHYKPNDIVRILTCKHFFHKNCIDPWILPHGTCPICKCDILKVLGIQVVVENGTEPLQVLMSNELPETLSPSEEETNNEVSPAGTSDKVIHVEENPTSQNNDIQPHSVVEDVHPSP